The following are encoded in a window of Acidimicrobiia bacterium genomic DNA:
- a CDS encoding HAMP domain-containing sensor histidine kinase, producing the protein MRLLIPLAAIMVALVLLITEATMQPTSADRALLYGIFAGAAVLTLLVGWRLPAMTRKFHTLRTTLQIVGLAAVVIAAAAVSVSAITMFLSTHDLRLVLVALLLGVGLGVALAVTVTRPLAADLADLARAAGRVGAGDLSARTSIERADEVGEVARAMDMMIDQLGEARRMQERSDEVRREFLAALGHDLRTPLTSMRAAVEALQDGLAPDPDRYLNSVAKDIENLSVLIDDLFELATLEAGERPMDKIEVDLAALADEVAHAMVPLTEPRSISVQIEGSAIVSASELGMMRVMRNLIENAVQHSPSGGTVTIEVSENQAHATVTVGDDGPGFPVDFKDRAFESFTRADSARRRGGAGLGLAIARAIVEAHNGTIRIKDGDGGTIEFVLPISDSNAVPESTTSGRER; encoded by the coding sequence ATGAGACTGCTGATTCCCCTGGCCGCCATCATGGTGGCGCTCGTGTTGCTGATCACCGAGGCGACGATGCAGCCGACCTCAGCCGATCGCGCACTGCTCTACGGCATCTTCGCAGGCGCCGCCGTTCTGACACTGCTGGTCGGTTGGCGTCTCCCGGCCATGACCCGAAAGTTCCACACGCTCCGCACCACCCTCCAGATTGTCGGCCTTGCCGCCGTCGTCATCGCGGCTGCCGCCGTTTCGGTGTCGGCCATCACGATGTTCCTGTCGACCCACGATCTCCGGCTGGTGCTGGTGGCCCTTCTCCTCGGGGTCGGGCTGGGTGTGGCACTGGCCGTGACGGTCACGAGGCCGCTGGCAGCCGACCTGGCGGATCTGGCGAGGGCCGCCGGCCGGGTGGGTGCCGGTGATCTCTCTGCCCGGACCAGCATCGAACGGGCAGACGAGGTAGGTGAAGTGGCCAGGGCGATGGACATGATGATCGACCAGCTCGGCGAGGCCCGGCGGATGCAGGAGCGATCGGACGAGGTGAGAAGGGAGTTCCTCGCCGCGCTGGGCCATGATCTGAGGACCCCGCTGACCTCAATGCGCGCGGCGGTTGAGGCGCTTCAGGATGGGCTCGCCCCCGATCCGGATCGCTATCTGAACTCGGTTGCGAAAGACATCGAGAACCTCTCCGTCCTCATCGACGACCTCTTTGAGTTGGCCACGCTCGAGGCGGGTGAGCGCCCGATGGACAAGATAGAGGTCGATCTCGCCGCACTCGCCGACGAGGTAGCCCATGCGATGGTACCGCTGACCGAGCCGCGCTCGATCAGCGTCCAGATCGAGGGCTCGGCGATTGTGTCTGCGAGTGAATTGGGGATGATGCGGGTCATGCGAAACCTCATCGAAAACGCCGTGCAGCACTCTCCAAGCGGCGGAACGGTGACGATCGAGGTGAGTGAGAACCAAGCGCACGCCACAGTGACCGTCGGTGATGATGGCCCCGGGTTCCCAGTCGATTTCAAGGATCGTGCTTTCGAAAGCTTCACGAGAGCGGATTCCGCGCGACGCCGCGGGGGTGCCGGACTCGGTCTCGCCATTGCCAGAGCGATCGTTGAGGCGCACAATGGAACCATCCGGATCAAAGATGGGGACGGCGGGACGATCGAATTCGTGCTTCCGATTAGTGACTCCAACGCCGTCCCGGAATCTACAACAAGTGGCCGAGAGCGCTAA
- a CDS encoding ABC transporter substrate-binding protein, translating into MKLILLFVVFAVIAVACSSETTETTEATTDTTTPTATETTTTPTTEPTTATTEPAGPRTIIIGTTDAVSSLDSADAYATADWELIKAFNEPLLRFQPGSNSVLEPGIASLPVASEDGLSWEVTLRDDLVFGDGLELTVDMAVEQLNRLMDSDLQASAPNQVGNTLAIPYVESIEAVDDRTIRFNLLGPAGFFPQILAGAPYTIAHPDFFALDEMNLLPEAPIYGLGPWIITENTVAEQTVLEPNPYYTGAYPAKVDRIIVQRFANPSAMADAVREGEIDVAWRILGSQAADELKSVDGLTVETIPQAPIRYLIVNHADGFVTSDPLVRQALAAAIDRDELSDVVFGGAVTPLLSPVPPGFLGANEAFEDAFQAPNIDLAVDLLTQAGYSETNKLQLDLGYPPEHYGVTTADGVLLVAQQWEATGLIDVNEIAQEWSTYVSNCTNGDTYPVCVLGWFFDFPDAENYLQPFIEGDGLGTMVLCPNDSCGDATTTGIDPLLGQLLLDQRAETDLDARAAIIEQLQDVYADEVVTIPLWLEPEFIIYRDGIVGDGSLPNPQTLNIGPDFEFVYSVLDITD; encoded by the coding sequence ATGAAACTCATTTTGCTTTTCGTGGTTTTCGCCGTGATCGCGGTTGCGTGCAGCAGCGAGACAACCGAGACAACGGAAGCCACGACCGATACCACGACACCTACCGCGACGGAGACCACTACGACTCCGACGACAGAACCGACGACCGCAACGACGGAACCTGCAGGGCCGAGGACCATCATCATCGGCACGACCGATGCAGTCTCGAGTCTCGACAGCGCGGACGCCTACGCGACCGCCGACTGGGAGCTGATCAAGGCCTTCAACGAGCCGCTGCTGCGGTTCCAGCCGGGAAGCAACTCCGTGCTGGAGCCGGGCATTGCCAGCCTTCCGGTGGCGAGCGAGGACGGTTTGAGCTGGGAAGTGACGCTGCGTGACGACCTCGTCTTTGGCGATGGGCTCGAGCTCACCGTCGACATGGCGGTCGAACAGCTCAACCGTTTGATGGACTCCGATCTCCAGGCGAGTGCTCCGAACCAGGTGGGCAACACGCTGGCGATTCCCTATGTGGAGAGCATCGAGGCTGTCGACGACAGGACCATCAGGTTCAATCTGCTGGGACCGGCCGGGTTCTTCCCGCAAATCCTGGCGGGCGCGCCGTATACGATCGCCCATCCGGACTTCTTTGCCCTGGATGAGATGAACCTGCTGCCGGAGGCGCCGATCTACGGGCTCGGTCCGTGGATCATCACCGAGAACACGGTGGCCGAGCAGACCGTGCTCGAGCCGAATCCGTACTACACAGGTGCCTATCCGGCCAAGGTGGATCGGATCATCGTCCAGCGTTTTGCCAATCCGAGCGCGATGGCCGATGCCGTCCGCGAGGGCGAGATCGACGTCGCCTGGCGCATCCTCGGCTCCCAGGCCGCCGATGAGCTCAAGTCCGTTGATGGTCTGACCGTGGAGACGATTCCTCAGGCGCCGATCCGGTACCTGATCGTCAACCATGCCGACGGCTTCGTAACGTCAGATCCGCTCGTTCGCCAGGCCTTGGCGGCGGCCATCGACCGCGATGAGCTCTCCGACGTAGTGTTCGGCGGCGCGGTGACTCCACTGCTGTCGCCGGTGCCGCCAGGGTTCCTTGGTGCCAACGAGGCATTTGAAGATGCCTTTCAAGCGCCAAACATCGACCTGGCGGTTGACCTGCTCACGCAGGCAGGCTATTCGGAGACCAACAAGCTGCAACTCGACCTTGGCTATCCGCCCGAGCACTACGGTGTTACCACCGCCGATGGCGTGCTGCTGGTCGCCCAACAATGGGAGGCCACCGGCCTGATCGATGTCAATGAGATCGCTCAGGAGTGGAGCACCTACGTATCGAACTGCACGAATGGGGACACCTATCCGGTCTGCGTGCTCGGTTGGTTCTTCGACTTCCCGGATGCCGAGAACTACCTGCAACCGTTCATCGAGGGTGACGGACTCGGGACGATGGTCCTGTGCCCGAACGATTCGTGCGGCGATGCCACCACGACGGGCATTGATCCGCTTCTCGGGCAACTGCTGCTCGACCAGCGGGCCGAGACGGATTTGGATGCGCGTGCTGCAATCATCGAGCAGTTGCAGGATGTGTACGCCGATGAGGTCGTCACGATCCCGCTGTGGCTGGAGCCGGAGTTCATCATCTACCGGGACGGGATCGTCGGGGACGGCTCCCTGCCAAATCCGCAGACACTCAACATCGGACCCGATTTCGAGTTCGTTTACTCGGTGTTGGACATAACCGACTAA
- a CDS encoding ABC transporter permease, translating into MHPLLIVFLVFGIPAGLALAWVFLRGSESLRRYILTRIALTVPMVIILISVVFFVLRVMPGDVVSSTLGPKASDAARANIMEALGLDDPLIVQYFRFLGDVVTFDLGDSFIGARRPIVDELGERLPATLELIIPAAIVALGSGLLLGTFAAVRRKKPADYGLRLYSVIVYSMPIFWLGLLLRLVFSVWLDWTPIAGRIDVVTNTTLERTTNLLFVDAILSGNWAALSSVLRHMILPAMTLGLVLSGVFVRLTRINVIEALQEDYVAAARARGIRERVVTYSYALKNAMIPVVTVIGLQVAILLAGAVLTETVFNWPGMGRYLIERISSRDFQAVQSTVAVFALFVAMISLAVDVIYSVLDPRVKY; encoded by the coding sequence GTGCACCCGTTGCTGATCGTCTTCTTGGTCTTCGGCATCCCGGCCGGGTTGGCCCTGGCATGGGTGTTCTTGCGCGGCAGTGAGTCTTTGCGCCGCTACATCCTCACTCGAATCGCCCTGACCGTGCCTATGGTCATCATCCTCATCTCGGTCGTCTTCTTTGTGCTGCGGGTCATGCCGGGCGATGTGGTCTCTTCGACACTGGGCCCGAAGGCGAGTGACGCTGCCCGGGCAAACATCATGGAAGCGCTCGGTCTCGACGATCCGCTCATCGTCCAGTATTTTCGATTCCTCGGGGACGTCGTCACCTTCGATCTCGGTGACTCTTTCATCGGCGCCCGCCGTCCGATCGTCGACGAGCTGGGAGAGCGGCTCCCGGCCACCCTCGAGCTGATCATCCCGGCTGCGATCGTCGCCCTGGGAAGCGGACTCCTTCTCGGGACGTTCGCGGCCGTCCGCCGCAAGAAACCGGCCGACTACGGGCTACGCCTCTACAGCGTCATCGTGTATTCGATGCCAATCTTCTGGCTGGGACTGCTCTTGCGACTCGTCTTCAGCGTTTGGTTGGATTGGACACCTATCGCCGGTCGTATCGACGTGGTGACCAACACCACGCTCGAGCGAACCACGAACCTGCTCTTTGTCGATGCAATCCTGAGCGGCAATTGGGCGGCCCTCAGCAGCGTTCTTCGTCATATGATCCTGCCGGCTATGACTCTGGGGTTGGTGCTGTCTGGCGTGTTCGTTCGTCTGACCCGGATCAACGTCATCGAGGCGCTGCAAGAGGACTACGTAGCGGCCGCCAGGGCACGCGGCATTCGCGAGCGCGTCGTGACGTACAGCTATGCCCTCAAGAATGCCATGATCCCCGTGGTGACCGTGATCGGATTGCAGGTGGCGATCTTGCTCGCCGGGGCCGTGCTCACCGAGACCGTCTTCAACTGGCCGGGCATGGGCCGCTACCTAATTGAACGTATCAGCTCTCGCGACTTCCAGGCAGTCCAATCGACAGTGGCCGTGTTCGCCTTGTTCGTCGCGATGATCAGTCTGGCGGTGGACGTGATCTACTCAGTCCTCGACCCACGGGTGAAGTACTGA
- a CDS encoding ABC transporter permease has protein sequence MAAEFESAPDPGQVADWELELQKVGFARRVLMARKWYKTDWWFVAISSAMVVAFLIVAAVPQWLASHDPLEQVGPRLLAPGELPEQEILVVPIGGAFAAIAEFEPGVRTPVAVAIDTPSSEAARDEAERVTAEIAAAGGEGRIRLQIERYETAEEALAGVEAGEAVAAVISSKTYESIAAEFPALQNSGAVSSADQDSTSFPLGTNQVGQDVLSRLIWGARIAIIIGFSASIASFVIGVPLGLLAGFAGGKLDRAMTLVMDSIYAFPGLILAIAITAVLGPSIFNIIVAIAVLYIPTYYRIVRGQTLQSKEELYVEAARSLGAKSKVILTRYIFPNVIPSVAVIFSVNVADAILTGAGLSFLGLGLPPSTPDWGIDLARGQEFIRSAWWLITFPGLAVMLIVLAFTMMGEGLVEIFNPKLRER, from the coding sequence ATGGCTGCCGAGTTCGAGTCAGCTCCGGATCCCGGTCAGGTCGCCGATTGGGAGCTCGAACTCCAGAAAGTCGGCTTCGCCAGGCGCGTGCTCATGGCGCGCAAGTGGTACAAGACCGACTGGTGGTTCGTCGCCATCTCAAGCGCCATGGTTGTTGCCTTCCTGATCGTCGCGGCCGTTCCCCAGTGGCTGGCAAGCCACGACCCTCTCGAACAGGTTGGCCCCCGCCTCCTGGCACCCGGCGAGCTCCCCGAACAGGAAATCCTCGTTGTACCGATCGGGGGTGCTTTTGCGGCTATCGCCGAGTTCGAACCGGGCGTGCGTACGCCTGTGGCGGTGGCCATCGATACCCCCTCGAGTGAGGCGGCTCGTGACGAGGCAGAGCGTGTCACCGCTGAGATAGCTGCAGCAGGTGGAGAAGGCCGGATCCGCCTGCAGATCGAGCGGTACGAGACTGCAGAAGAGGCGCTGGCCGGCGTTGAAGCAGGCGAAGCCGTGGCGGCTGTGATCTCCTCGAAGACCTACGAGTCCATCGCGGCGGAATTCCCGGCGTTGCAGAACTCCGGAGCCGTGTCGAGTGCCGACCAAGACTCCACCAGCTTTCCACTCGGCACGAACCAGGTGGGTCAGGACGTGTTGAGTCGGCTCATCTGGGGTGCCCGGATCGCCATCATCATCGGGTTCTCAGCCTCTATCGCCTCTTTTGTCATCGGTGTCCCGCTCGGGTTGCTGGCCGGCTTCGCGGGAGGCAAGCTCGACCGGGCCATGACCCTGGTCATGGACAGCATCTACGCCTTCCCAGGGCTCATCCTCGCCATCGCCATCACCGCGGTTCTCGGCCCCAGCATCTTCAACATCATCGTGGCCATCGCCGTGCTCTACATTCCCACGTACTATCGGATCGTGCGGGGTCAGACCCTGCAATCGAAAGAGGAGCTGTACGTGGAGGCGGCTCGCAGCCTCGGTGCCAAATCGAAGGTGATCCTTACCCGCTACATCTTCCCCAATGTCATCCCCTCGGTGGCCGTGATCTTCTCGGTCAACGTCGCCGATGCCATTCTCACCGGAGCCGGCTTGTCATTTCTCGGGCTGGGCTTGCCGCCGTCTACTCCAGACTGGGGCATCGACCTCGCCCGCGGCCAGGAATTCATCCGATCTGCCTGGTGGCTCATCACCTTCCCCGGTCTGGCGGTCATGCTGATCGTCCTCGCCTTCACGATGATGGGGGAGGGTCTCGTCGAGATCTTCAATCCGAAGTTGCGAGAGCGGTAG
- a CDS encoding ABC transporter ATP-binding protein: protein MTEDAIYGQRITLGEPPLKAGEVLYSLRDVSVEYGTRAGPVAAVDRVSLDIRKGEILGLVGESGCGKSTLGKAMLRMITRPGKITTGELWFDGVDLLTLSERRMREIRGARLGMVFQDPMTSLNPLSKIVDHLTETVMTHEPNVSEAAARDHAAQLIGRLGLREERIDDYPHQFSGGMRQRIMIALALALQADLVIADEPTTALDVIVEAQFLDLLRELRDEFDLTIVLITHNIGVVAEVADRVAVMYAGRMAELASVNDLFLDTKHPYGQGLLRAVPNIELDGAELYQMAGAPPNLLHTPSGCAFHPRCPAVMPICSQRQPEFLPLEGDHYTACWLYQDHPAKPGGHDA, encoded by the coding sequence ATGACCGAAGACGCTATCTACGGCCAGCGCATCACACTGGGTGAACCACCGCTCAAGGCCGGGGAGGTTCTCTACTCGCTGCGCGATGTTTCAGTGGAATACGGCACCAGGGCTGGGCCGGTGGCGGCAGTAGACCGGGTGTCGCTCGACATTCGCAAGGGAGAGATTCTCGGCCTGGTGGGAGAGTCGGGTTGCGGCAAATCGACTCTGGGCAAGGCCATGCTGCGCATGATCACCCGGCCCGGAAAGATCACGACCGGTGAGCTGTGGTTCGACGGAGTCGATCTCCTGACCTTGAGCGAAAGGAGAATGCGCGAGATACGGGGGGCTCGGCTCGGGATGGTGTTCCAGGATCCGATGACGTCGCTCAACCCGCTCTCGAAGATCGTCGACCACCTCACCGAGACGGTCATGACCCATGAACCCAATGTGTCAGAAGCCGCCGCCCGCGATCACGCCGCACAGCTCATCGGCCGCCTCGGCCTGCGCGAGGAGCGCATTGACGACTACCCCCACCAGTTCTCAGGGGGGATGCGCCAGCGCATCATGATCGCCCTCGCCCTGGCTCTCCAGGCCGACCTCGTTATCGCCGATGAGCCAACCACCGCCCTCGACGTCATCGTCGAAGCGCAGTTCCTCGACCTGCTGAGGGAACTGCGAGACGAGTTCGACCTCACCATCGTCCTGATCACCCACAACATCGGGGTGGTGGCCGAGGTGGCCGATCGCGTGGCCGTGATGTACGCCGGGCGGATGGCCGAGCTTGCCTCGGTCAACGACCTGTTCCTCGATACCAAACACCCGTATGGGCAGGGCCTCTTGCGGGCGGTGCCGAATATCGAGCTGGACGGTGCCGAGCTCTATCAAATGGCGGGGGCACCACCCAACCTGCTCCACACCCCGTCGGGCTGCGCCTTTCATCCCCGGTGCCCGGCTGTCATGCCGATCTGCTCTCAACGTCAGCCGGAATTCCTGCCATTAGAAGGCGATCACTACACCGCATGCTGGCTGTATCAGGATCACCCCGCCAAACCGGGAGGCCACGATGCCTGA
- a CDS encoding ABC transporter ATP-binding protein translates to MPDPQPVREFHDEGGEQDNLVEVTHVKKWFPVQKGFIASLLSRGHIDYVKAVDDVSFTIKRGEVLGLAGESGSGKSTVGRLVLRLLDATEGHVKVDGVDLGTLKREDLRKARSKMQVVFQDPLASLNPRMTVGQAIEHPAQIHLPDTTFEERKQLVFELLEAVGMSPPDFFYDKYPHQVSGGQRQRIVLARALITRPELIVADEPIASADVSVQALLLELMIKLKDEFDLTYLFITHDLATTKYICDRIAIMYLGKIVEIGLLAEVFNNPRHPYTRSLLAAVPVPDPRHRRTEPLPQGEIPNPINPPSGCRFHPRCPIAVEGVCDVEDPQMAPSGTSEDHFAACHLRTGAYQHLDRRPT, encoded by the coding sequence ATGCCTGATCCGCAGCCGGTCCGGGAGTTCCATGATGAAGGAGGCGAGCAGGACAACCTCGTTGAGGTTACCCATGTCAAGAAGTGGTTTCCGGTTCAGAAGGGGTTCATCGCCAGTCTGCTGTCGCGCGGTCACATCGACTACGTGAAAGCGGTCGACGACGTGTCCTTCACGATCAAGCGGGGCGAGGTTCTCGGCCTGGCGGGGGAGAGCGGCTCGGGCAAGTCGACGGTTGGACGGTTGGTGTTGCGCCTCCTCGACGCCACCGAGGGTCACGTCAAGGTCGACGGTGTCGACCTCGGGACTCTCAAACGCGAAGACCTCCGTAAGGCTAGGAGCAAGATGCAAGTGGTGTTCCAGGATCCGCTTGCGTCGCTCAACCCGCGCATGACCGTGGGTCAGGCGATTGAGCACCCGGCTCAAATCCACCTTCCCGACACGACCTTCGAGGAACGCAAGCAGCTCGTGTTCGAGCTCCTCGAGGCGGTCGGGATGTCGCCGCCGGACTTTTTCTACGACAAGTACCCGCATCAGGTCTCGGGAGGCCAGCGCCAGCGCATCGTGCTGGCTCGCGCCTTGATCACCCGCCCCGAGTTGATCGTGGCCGACGAACCGATCGCCTCGGCCGACGTTTCAGTGCAGGCGCTGCTCCTGGAGCTCATGATCAAATTGAAGGACGAGTTCGATCTCACCTATCTGTTCATCACCCACGACCTTGCCACCACCAAGTACATCTGTGACCGGATCGCCATCATGTACCTCGGCAAGATCGTCGAGATCGGGCTACTCGCCGAAGTCTTCAACAATCCTCGCCATCCCTATACGAGATCGTTACTTGCCGCGGTTCCGGTGCCGGACCCACGCCACCGGAGGACTGAGCCGCTGCCCCAGGGCGAGATCCCGAACCCGATCAACCCGCCGTCCGGATGCCGCTTCCATCCACGGTGTCCGATCGCGGTTGAGGGCGTGTGTGATGTCGAGGATCCTCAAATGGCGCCGTCCGGGACCTCTGAGGACCATTTCGCGGCGTGCCACCTCCGCACCGGCGCCTATCAGCACCTCGACCGCCGGCCCACCTGA
- a CDS encoding DUF5698 domain-containing protein, translating to MALILSALLIFFMRVTDQTLGTLRIVMLVRGRRLLAGALGFFESLVWVLAAGQVLTNLDSPLKIVAFAGGFSAGTMLGGTVERWLALGDSLLQIVAPVESPAAAPALREAGFGATVVNAEGMDGAVRVTFTVIPRKRSREAMRIVKSVNPEAYMTYEQISTPNLELIKEQRRLIRK from the coding sequence ATGGCCCTCATTCTCAGCGCACTCCTGATCTTCTTCATGCGCGTCACCGATCAGACCCTCGGTACGCTGCGCATCGTGATGCTCGTCCGCGGGCGGAGACTCCTCGCCGGCGCCCTCGGCTTCTTCGAATCGCTGGTCTGGGTCCTGGCGGCCGGTCAGGTTCTCACGAACCTCGATTCACCCCTCAAGATCGTTGCCTTCGCCGGTGGGTTCTCGGCGGGAACGATGCTCGGTGGAACCGTTGAGCGCTGGCTCGCCCTGGGCGACAGCCTTCTCCAGATCGTCGCACCGGTCGAAAGCCCGGCGGCGGCGCCCGCCTTGCGGGAGGCCGGTTTCGGGGCGACCGTCGTCAACGCCGAGGGCATGGACGGCGCGGTCCGGGTCACATTCACCGTGATCCCGCGAAAGCGGTCGCGGGAGGCCATGCGGATCGTCAAATCGGTCAATCCAGAGGCGTACATGACATACGAGCAGATCTCGACCCCGAACCTCGAACTGATAAAAGAACAACGCCGCCTGATCCGCAAGTAA
- a CDS encoding MFS transporter, with protein MPAPAANVTPPEGVDYARKWQAMVAVGLGIIMSTIDGSIVNVALPTLVDAFDTTFPVVQWVVLAYSLTLASLSLMVGRLGDMIGKKPIYTAGFVVFTSGSVLAGLSPSIGWLIGFRVLQALGAVMVLSLGLAIVAEAFPPWERGRALGIAGSLVSIGIVVGPTVGGLLIQTLDWRWIFYVNLPIGVVGTVAASRFVPAVRPRGGQTFDHPGAVLLFFTLLCISLALTVGQTVGFADGRILLLFAGAVIGLISFVKFELRRVQPMLDLRLFRQRLLSVSVGTGYLTFVAVAGSFILFPFYLQNVLGYEPGAVGVMLAGPSVAIALIAPISGSLSDRFGSRPMTVVGLAVLVVGYASLRTLGVDTSAIGFVLLTVPIGVGMGMFQSPNNSAIMGSVPPEQYGVASGLLSITRILGQVTGIALLGAFWAIRVAANSGSEYRGAATTAGTGAQVAAFRDVMLVVSVAIALGLGAAIWGLAEERRSRQDGTHQKTSRVPPDRAGTE; from the coding sequence ATGCCCGCCCCCGCAGCCAATGTCACGCCCCCCGAAGGTGTCGACTACGCCCGCAAATGGCAGGCGATGGTGGCGGTCGGCCTCGGCATCATCATGTCGACAATCGATGGTTCCATCGTCAACGTGGCTTTGCCGACGCTCGTCGATGCATTCGACACGACCTTCCCGGTTGTGCAGTGGGTCGTTCTTGCCTACTCACTCACCCTTGCGTCGCTCTCGCTGATGGTCGGCCGCCTCGGCGACATGATCGGCAAGAAACCGATCTACACCGCCGGCTTTGTCGTATTCACGTCCGGATCGGTGCTGGCCGGGCTCTCGCCGAGCATCGGTTGGCTCATCGGATTCCGGGTGCTCCAGGCGCTCGGCGCGGTGATGGTTCTGTCGCTGGGACTGGCAATCGTGGCGGAGGCGTTCCCTCCCTGGGAGCGAGGCCGGGCACTCGGCATCGCCGGCAGCCTGGTTTCGATCGGTATCGTCGTCGGCCCCACCGTTGGTGGCCTGTTGATTCAGACGCTCGACTGGCGCTGGATCTTCTATGTGAATCTTCCGATCGGCGTGGTGGGGACGGTCGCAGCCTCGCGGTTCGTTCCGGCGGTTCGACCCAGGGGAGGCCAGACGTTCGACCACCCGGGGGCCGTGCTCCTCTTCTTCACCCTCCTCTGTATCTCCCTGGCGTTGACGGTCGGCCAGACCGTGGGGTTCGCCGATGGGCGGATACTGCTGCTGTTTGCGGGCGCAGTGATCGGCCTCATCTCGTTCGTGAAGTTCGAACTCAGGCGAGTCCAGCCGATGCTGGACCTGCGGTTGTTCCGCCAGCGCCTGCTATCGGTCAGCGTCGGCACCGGATATCTGACCTTCGTGGCAGTTGCCGGATCATTCATCCTCTTTCCGTTCTACCTTCAGAATGTGCTCGGGTATGAACCGGGCGCCGTCGGTGTGATGCTGGCCGGACCATCGGTGGCAATCGCGCTCATCGCACCGATCAGCGGAAGCCTGTCGGATCGATTCGGCTCCAGGCCGATGACGGTGGTCGGGCTGGCCGTTCTCGTTGTCGGCTATGCGTCTCTGCGGACGCTGGGTGTCGACACGTCCGCCATCGGGTTTGTCCTCTTGACGGTGCCGATCGGTGTCGGCATGGGCATGTTCCAATCGCCCAACAACAGCGCCATCATGGGATCCGTGCCTCCCGAGCAATACGGGGTCGCTTCCGGCCTACTGTCGATCACTCGCATACTCGGCCAGGTGACAGGTATCGCTCTCCTGGGCGCATTCTGGGCGATACGGGTGGCGGCCAATTCCGGAAGCGAGTACCGGGGTGCGGCCACCACGGCCGGGACAGGTGCACAGGTGGCGGCCTTTCGTGATGTGATGCTGGTGGTCTCGGTGGCGATCGCCCTAGGCCTCGGGGCGGCGATCTGGGGATTGGCGGAAGAACGCCGTAGCCGCCAGGACGGCACCCACCAGAAGACCAGCCGAGTACCACCAGATCGGGCCGGAACCGAGTGA
- a CDS encoding prolipoprotein diacylglyceryl transferase, with translation MEFTLLWAALLAVGALWLMLRLERRLGLLPDDRSDWFDTLLGAAVFGLVAGRIAAMLLTGTNPLTHPADIILIRGGVDTGFASIGALLFLIWAIRRSLPAALDLVSPAVLAGLAGWHGGCVFRGTCLGTRSEVPWAFAEPGSSLTRHPTELYAAFVFAAAALGALFLLRRLTRPGVVAAGALATAGAIRLITEPIRPSLGSGPIWWYSAGLLVGAVLAATAFFRQSPDRRPEA, from the coding sequence ATGGAGTTCACCCTGCTCTGGGCGGCATTGCTGGCAGTCGGCGCTCTATGGCTGATGCTGCGACTCGAACGGCGCCTTGGCCTCCTTCCGGACGATCGGTCCGATTGGTTCGATACCCTCCTGGGCGCGGCCGTCTTTGGATTGGTGGCCGGGCGTATCGCCGCGATGCTCCTCACCGGGACGAATCCGTTGACTCACCCGGCCGACATCATCTTGATCAGGGGTGGCGTCGACACCGGTTTCGCCAGCATCGGCGCGCTGTTGTTCCTCATCTGGGCAATCCGCCGCTCGCTGCCCGCCGCGCTGGACCTCGTCTCACCGGCGGTGCTCGCCGGGCTGGCCGGTTGGCACGGTGGGTGCGTGTTCAGGGGGACATGTCTCGGTACTCGCTCGGAGGTCCCCTGGGCGTTTGCGGAGCCCGGCTCTTCCCTCACCCGACATCCAACCGAGCTCTATGCGGCGTTTGTCTTCGCGGCCGCCGCTCTCGGTGCGCTATTTCTGCTCCGTCGGCTCACCCGTCCCGGTGTGGTGGCGGCCGGTGCTCTGGCCACCGCCGGCGCGATCCGGCTGATCACCGAGCCGATCCGACCCTCACTCGGTTCCGGCCCGATCTGGTGGTACTCGGCTGGTCTTCTGGTGGGTGCCGTCCTGGCGGCTACGGCGTTCTTCCGCCAATCCCCAGATCGCCGCCCCGAGGCCTAG
- a CDS encoding TlpA disulfide reductase family protein: MAATVLSIIVILTACGTTSAPLEVPELPPIDDAILSSLLESGDPIVLNVWASWCIPCRSEAPLLFAAYEAFGDRVSFIGVDIEDTQENARQFISEYGLEFDNYFDRSGTVRARLGGVGVPITYFFAPGGELVYRHNGVIDERTLSLQIDEILNR, encoded by the coding sequence ATGGCGGCGACAGTGCTGAGCATCATCGTGATCCTGACCGCCTGTGGAACCACGTCTGCTCCGCTCGAGGTGCCTGAGTTGCCCCCGATCGATGATGCGATCCTCAGCAGCCTCCTCGAATCCGGGGATCCGATCGTGCTGAATGTGTGGGCTTCCTGGTGTATTCCCTGCCGATCTGAAGCCCCTCTGCTCTTCGCGGCCTATGAGGCGTTCGGTGACCGGGTGAGCTTCATCGGTGTTGATATTGAAGACACCCAAGAGAACGCCCGCCAGTTCATCTCCGAGTACGGCCTCGAATTCGACAACTACTTCGATAGGTCCGGAACGGTGCGGGCAAGGCTGGGCGGGGTCGGAGTGCCCATCACCTACTTCTTCGCACCGGGAGGCGAGCTCGTCTACCGGCACAACGGCGTGATCGACGAGCGCACCCTCTCACTCCAGATAGACGAGATCCTGAACCGATGA